DNA sequence from the Pomacea canaliculata isolate SZHN2017 linkage group LG7, ASM307304v1, whole genome shotgun sequence genome:
GGATGGTTCCAACGTACCTAATTAGGCTTTAGTGGTGTAGCTTAGTAATAGAGAGATGCCCGAATCTTCTTCCTCAACGTGACAAAGTCTTGTCATTCGTGAGGCTGCTGGCATAAAGTACAGTGAATTTATTGTTGATACCAGGCTGTTGAAATGCAGAAACATTTGCTGTCGCTGCTTCTATGTCTTTTGCTATTGCTACAGAAGATGCACTCTTCAAGGGGATTCAACTGTgagttttattatctttatctaAAGTTTACTTAGTGCTTTGATGGTAAAACTAATAAGGTATACTCTCCTAtacggaaactcagatctttctctgacAGCTCAttcatcctcactcggttctatcagtccttcatttaAAGTCTCAtcgctttttctttcatctcttggttccaagGCCTCTCtctagggaacaggaacagtcttgtctcccttcttaatatctgttccaagatcaatggaaccaggcagagggacttggcagccttTAGTCATCAGCAAATTAATCCTCAGGAAGGTGTCCCGCATCCTCTGTATTTCTGATTATGTGTTGACATGTTAGCTCTCGCTCGtactatttctgatcatgtgttgacatgtgagttttcactttTACTATTTCTGATGATGTGTTGCCTTAGTATCTATTCATTTGACTACTTTATCTAATTACAGCAAAGAGATACAATGAATTCACAATTCAACTACCAATACCCGactcttaaaaaatattcatgctACGAAGATAAAACATAATCATAATATATTGTGTCAACATTGCAgacatatctttttcttttactattaaatggatgcttttcttttgtgtagACCACAACAGTTTAACTCATCCCAATACATTTTATGGttacatttatttcagaaaacacTCCCAATCCGTTAAATAGTAGATACGAGGACACCGTAAAGAGATGGACGTTTTCTAAACTGCgtcttttgaaaaattaaatatattctttgATAGATGACTATGAAATTCTAAATTGCCATTTACAAAATACTATTATATTTCGTTTTGTCTCTATTCTAACATTTGTTACAGGTCCCCTCTTGGAATTTCTCAACTTTAACTTAGACACCCTTTCTGTTCCGGAAAGCAGTTTTGTCAATCTAACATTCTGGCTGAACGACTCAGGATGTAAAAAGTCTGACTTTAATTATAGAGTTGAGGTACAAACCAAACTAGACATGGGCAGCTGGGAATATGATGGAAGAATATTTCAGACAAACCATTGTACCGAAGTAACAAGCACGTCTGTTGGTTGCCTCAGTGCAGCAGGTCCAGCAAGACTTTACAAGGTACTGAACCGATCACACGAGGAAATCGAGTGGACCTGGACATGGAAAGACTCTGGTGACATCAAAACCATGGAAAAGGGACTAAAACTTTATGTTTTATGTAGGTTTGTCTATGTGGATTATTTCTGCATGTGAACTTCCTATAACTGTGTTTGTCAGAGACCTTAGAACATATACCATATAACATGTAGCTGGTCCATGACTGAAATTACAGAAATATCTAGGCATAGATGACATGATTATCATGATAAAGTACGTTAGAATCGATATTCATTGCCACGGTATGTGCATCAcaagatatatacatatagtacattttgtttacctttacctgGCATTGTAACAGTGGTTAGTATTGGAATGCACAAGAAGGAGAGCACTGCaaagaatatataaataatagtaCACTTTCGCTTACTTTATAGGGTTTTCACTTTCATACACTGTTTGTGGTGTTTCTACAAGTATCCAGTCTCTGAAAAGCTGTTATAGCTTTTGTCTAACATGTATAGAATGTCCATTATGCATCTGAGTTCTCATACATGATCTTGAGTCAAGAATGGAATAATATCATGGATTTGgaaacaacataaatattgaCACATGTCTAGGCGAAAAAAGATTTAAGGTCACAAGAGCCTAGAACGTGAACAAGATGGAAAGAAATAGAGTGTACAAAACTATACAGAACAGGAACaccacacaaagaaaatgaccAGTCTCTATGGTAATGTGTAGCAATCCAGTATTATCATACATCGTTAGAGGATTATTAAGTGGGTTAGTGACAGCATTTAATTCTTACCtttatcataaattattttctggaaaatagTTGATATAACGAGGGCTAAGACCAAGTCAAGtcaatgtgtgtgagtgcttgcatgtgaaaaaataaatatgtatttatgtttgcagACCCACCAAGCGTAAAAACTCTCACTGTTGACGGACATGAGGTTAATGGTACTTACCTCATAAACGAAGGACAGAGGGTCAACATTTCTTGCTCGTTTGAGAAAGGACGTCCTCCTGCCGTTGTCCGCCTACTCGTGAAAAATAGAACTACTTTACAAACAGTTTCTTCGCAAGAAGGAAACCTGAACAAATCATTTGTATTCCATTGTGCTGATGACTGGCCAATTGTTAGCTGTGAAGGAAGCGGATCAACCTTTAATCGATCTGTGTCATTTCTTGTCAGGTGTAAGCATATCTAACTTCACTAATTTTTGCTTCGTTTACGGATTACTTGATTTTTGTTAATTGAGAGTGTATCTGTGAGTGTCGTCACGTGAAGTTATTGGCATCACAGAAATTGTACACTTTTTTACAACAAACTTTTCTGATGTCCATAGTGTCCAATAAATAGGAAACAAACCGAAAACAGAATTGTCTGAACTCAgcagagaaacaaaaggaaacagtATCATCCCACAAAATCTCAgaagttttataaataatataatgtaaGGATCCCTTGGTTTAAATTTGTTACTGGTCTGTGAGTGGTACTGGTAAATTCTGTGTGCCATTAAATTTTTTGACTTAAAAGTATTGATCAGTTTATTAAAGCATGCTTAAGATACTATATACGTTTTCCTTTTATTGCCGCAGGTCCTCCTCGATTCGTCAAAGAATCTGTGAAAATTGTCAGTTCTTCAGTTTATGAAGATGTAGAATTAGATGTTAAAGCTTACACAACGGCTGTCACTGGATGTGTCTTGACATCCCTGTCTTCA
Encoded proteins:
- the LOC112569641 gene encoding uncharacterized protein LOC112569641 isoform X1: MQKHLLSLLLCLLLLLQKMHSSRGFNCPLLEFLNFNLDTLSVPESSFVNLTFWLNDSGCKKSDFNYRVEVQTKLDMGSWEYDGRIFQTNHCTEVTSTSVGCLSAAGPARLYKVLNRSHEEIEWTWTWKDSGDIKTMEKGLKLYVLYPPSVKTLTVDGHEVNGTYLINEGQRVNISCSFEKGRPPAVVRLLVKNRTTLQTVSSQEGNLNKSFVFHCADDWPIVSCEGSGSTFNRSVSFLVRCPPRFVKESVKIVSSSVYEDVELDVKAYTTAVTGCVLTSLSSHKNTQRQINCSLSGSPPDLVLNFRLDNNDSNIKEWILTLLSERGSASITLSPRKDSKNRQDSTKLGPRLGKSCNIGLPSTKHPPSKRQLSRCARNAIAHSAAMGNLEKAWRNSNRPGIPVTKFEPSLPTSTDL
- the LOC112569641 gene encoding uncharacterized protein LOC112569641 isoform X2, whose amino-acid sequence is MQKHLLSLLLCLLLLLQKMHSSRGFNCPLLEFLNFNLDTLSVPESSFVNLTFWLNDSGCKKSDFNYRVEVQTKLDMGSWEYDGRIFQTNHCTEVTSTSVGCLSAAGPARLYKVLNRSHEEIEWTWTWKDSGDIKTMEKGLKLYVLYPPSVKTLTVDGHEVNGTYLINEGQRVNISCSFEKGRPPAVVRLLVKNRTTLQTVSSQEGNLNKSFVFHCADDWPIVSCEGSGSTFNRSVSFLVRCPPRFVKESVKIVSSSVYEDVELDVKAYTTAVTGCVLTSLSSHKNTQRQINCSLSGSPPDLVLNFRLDNNDSNIKEWILTLLSERGSASITLSPRKDSSFDDQRFKGCTTLSSYSTMEISLLPSCPMND